One window of Phycisphaeraceae bacterium genomic DNA carries:
- a CDS encoding efflux RND transporter permease subunit — protein MNFVRAMIEQPVTVVVGVILTIMAGLLALRQVPIQLTPNVEDTIIAVTTRWEGASPDEIEREIVERQEEMLQGIANLRAMTSTSSQGQGQIRLEFNVGTNKDDALREVSDKLREVPEYPDNVKEPVIEASDPQNRDYITWIVLSTTDPNFDVRTLQDFAHNHIEPVIERVDGVSEVNVLGGREREAQIRYRPTDLAAFGITPTEFVTAIRGANANVSGGELKDGKFNVRLRTIGQFDSVDDVLDTVIAFRDNSPVYLSQVADVVETYKEPSSFVRSKGRTVIAINAQKEVGANVIAVMAGIRKAIDQLNQPGGVLANEAAKQKINGEFKLTQVYDQTIYIDDALALVRSNIWVGSVLAIIILVLFLRSIRPVLIISLAIPISVVGAIVVMLAMGRSVNVISLAGMAFAVGMVVDNAIVVLENIFRHLELGKKPARAALDGTSEVWGAVLASTLTTLVVFIPILLIQEEAGQLFRDISIAICAAVGLSFIVSITVIPCAAARVLRHSKAGAFSEENVKRGGFTGAVSRAVHAMCGSVAMRIGVVAMLTVVSLFGTGVLMPPADYLPTGNRNLVFGIIFTPPGYNINQQYTVGDRVEKTIRPFWEAGLLEEGSEERRQAEANLPSFQTFDFARGKPGPTITPPALDNYFFVGFGSTMFHGAISANPKKVPDVVTLLQTATGGEAGAGIMAFAQQVPLFRLGGNTGSAVKIEMSGDDLNQVTRAAVAARMGLIQQFGPYSVQAQPSNFDVFGPEISAYPRKRDLAQVGMTPRDLGLALQASGDGAIIGEYRVAGESIDLKLIDTNAVDQTNLVGLADVPVATPLAGVVPVSSLADIKRITSPPEITHVGRQRAVTLQFTPPAGLPLQQAIDGAQGIIHDLQDKGQIPPTVTTNFTGSASKLASVKRAMLGDGTLLSTITSSLVLALMVVYLLMCVLFQSFSKPLIVMFSVPLATVGGFAALRMVHIWSSTNRYMPEQNFDILTMLGFVILIGVVVNNAILIVHQSLQYMKNGIPGLRGMESSAPARDAIAESVRTRMRPIFMSSLTSIGGLAPLVLMPGAGSELYRGLGSVVLGGLLVSTIFTIVLVPLLLSLVLDLQAWIAAQLSKESVATPVATAKL, from the coding sequence ATGAACTTTGTCAGAGCGATGATCGAGCAGCCGGTTACTGTAGTTGTCGGTGTGATACTGACAATCATGGCTGGTCTGCTCGCGCTGCGTCAGGTCCCCATCCAACTCACCCCGAATGTTGAGGACACCATCATCGCTGTCACAACGCGATGGGAAGGGGCGAGTCCGGATGAGATCGAGCGCGAGATTGTCGAGCGACAGGAAGAGATGCTACAGGGCATCGCCAACCTGCGCGCCATGACCAGCACGTCGAGCCAGGGGCAGGGGCAGATCCGTCTGGAGTTCAACGTCGGCACAAACAAGGACGATGCTCTTCGTGAGGTCAGCGACAAACTCAGGGAGGTGCCGGAATATCCCGACAACGTCAAAGAGCCAGTCATTGAAGCATCGGATCCGCAAAACCGTGACTACATCACATGGATTGTGCTCAGCACAACCGATCCGAACTTCGATGTGCGAACATTGCAGGACTTTGCGCACAACCACATCGAGCCGGTGATCGAGCGCGTCGATGGTGTCTCAGAAGTGAATGTGCTTGGCGGGCGCGAACGCGAAGCGCAAATCCGATATCGACCCACCGATCTTGCTGCGTTTGGTATTACGCCAACGGAGTTTGTCACCGCGATTCGGGGCGCAAACGCAAACGTCTCTGGTGGCGAACTGAAGGATGGCAAGTTCAATGTCCGCCTGCGCACCATCGGGCAGTTTGACTCGGTCGATGACGTGCTCGACACGGTTATCGCATTCCGGGATAACAGCCCCGTGTATCTGTCGCAGGTTGCGGATGTGGTGGAAACATACAAGGAACCGAGCAGTTTCGTCAGATCCAAGGGGCGAACTGTCATTGCTATCAATGCCCAGAAGGAAGTTGGCGCAAATGTTATCGCTGTCATGGCGGGAATCCGCAAGGCCATCGATCAGTTGAACCAACCCGGTGGAGTGCTTGCCAATGAAGCAGCGAAGCAGAAGATCAACGGCGAATTCAAACTCACACAGGTTTATGATCAGACGATCTATATCGACGATGCGCTCGCGCTCGTTCGCAGCAACATCTGGGTGGGCAGCGTGCTGGCAATCATCATCCTTGTGCTGTTCCTGCGATCGATCAGACCCGTTCTGATCATCTCGCTCGCAATTCCGATCTCCGTCGTTGGGGCCATTGTCGTGATGCTGGCCATGGGGCGCTCAGTCAATGTGATCAGTCTCGCGGGTATGGCGTTCGCTGTCGGTATGGTTGTTGACAACGCCATCGTGGTGCTGGAGAACATTTTCAGGCATCTGGAACTCGGCAAAAAGCCGGCCCGTGCGGCTCTCGACGGAACAAGCGAGGTGTGGGGTGCGGTGCTCGCATCAACACTCACAACGCTTGTTGTGTTCATCCCGATCCTGCTCATTCAGGAGGAGGCGGGCCAGTTATTCCGCGACATCTCGATCGCAATCTGTGCAGCAGTCGGGTTGAGCTTTATTGTTTCCATCACGGTGATTCCGTGTGCAGCAGCACGAGTTCTGCGCCACAGCAAAGCTGGCGCATTCTCAGAGGAGAATGTCAAGCGTGGCGGTTTCACTGGTGCTGTGTCGCGCGCGGTGCACGCAATGTGCGGCAGCGTTGCGATGCGCATCGGTGTGGTTGCCATGTTGACTGTTGTGTCGCTCTTTGGAACAGGTGTGCTGATGCCTCCAGCCGACTACCTGCCGACCGGGAATCGCAATCTCGTGTTCGGTATCATCTTCACGCCGCCCGGATACAACATCAACCAGCAGTACACCGTTGGAGATCGTGTCGAAAAAACAATCCGCCCATTCTGGGAAGCCGGTCTTCTTGAGGAAGGTTCTGAAGAGCGTCGTCAAGCTGAAGCAAACCTCCCATCATTCCAGACATTCGACTTTGCACGCGGAAAACCCGGTCCAACCATCACGCCTCCAGCGCTTGACAACTACTTCTTCGTTGGATTCGGCAGCACGATGTTCCACGGCGCTATCAGCGCGAACCCGAAGAAAGTGCCGGATGTTGTGACCCTTCTGCAGACAGCGACAGGCGGTGAAGCCGGCGCTGGCATCATGGCGTTTGCGCAGCAAGTACCGCTCTTCAGGCTTGGTGGCAACACGGGATCGGCTGTAAAAATTGAGATGTCCGGTGATGATCTCAACCAAGTCACTCGCGCGGCAGTTGCTGCTCGCATGGGACTGATTCAGCAGTTTGGTCCGTACAGCGTGCAGGCACAACCGAGCAACTTCGACGTGTTCGGTCCTGAAATCAGTGCGTATCCGCGCAAGCGAGACCTTGCACAGGTCGGTATGACACCACGCGACCTTGGACTGGCGCTCCAGGCAAGTGGTGATGGCGCCATTATCGGCGAGTACCGTGTCGCGGGCGAGAGTATCGATCTCAAGCTCATTGACACGAATGCTGTTGATCAGACCAATCTTGTCGGGCTGGCCGATGTGCCCGTTGCGACACCGCTTGCGGGTGTTGTTCCTGTCAGTTCCCTTGCTGACATCAAGCGAATCACCAGCCCACCCGAAATCACACACGTTGGACGTCAGCGGGCTGTCACGCTCCAGTTCACCCCGCCCGCAGGGCTGCCGTTGCAGCAGGCGATAGATGGCGCTCAAGGCATTATCCATGATCTGCAGGACAAGGGACAGATCCCGCCAACAGTGACGACAAACTTTACCGGCTCAGCCAGTAAACTCGCCTCCGTCAAGCGCGCCATGCTCGGGGATGGCACGCTCCTCAGCACGATAACAAGCTCGCTCGTCCTCGCACTAATGGTGGTCTACCTGCTGATGTGTGTGCTGTTCCAGAGCTTCTCAAAGCCATTGATCGTCATGTTCAGTGTGCCGCTTGCAACAGTTGGCGGATTCGCTGCACTGCGGATGGTGCACATATGGTCTTCAACAAACCGGTACATGCCAGAGCAGAACTTCGACATTCTAACCATGCTCGGGTTTGTCATTCTGATCGGTGTTGTTGTGAACAACGCGATTCTGATTGTCCATCAGTCGCTGCAGTACATGAAGAATGGGATTCCCGGTCTGCGCGGCATGGAATCGAGCGCACCCGCGCGCGATGCGATCGCAGAATCGGTCCGGACACGTATGCGCCCGATCTTCATGAGTTCGCTGACATCAATCGGTGGCCTCGCTCCACTTGTGCTCATGCCGGGAGCAGGTTCTGAGTTGTATCGCGGTCTTGGCAGTGTTGTGCTCGGCGGTTTGCTCGTATCCACGATCTTCACAATCGTGCTTGTCCCGTTGCTCCTGAGCCTTGTGCTTGATCTTCAAGCATGGATCGCAGCACAACTTTCGAAGGAATCGGTCGCAACGCCGGTTGCGACTGCAAAGCTGTGA
- the katG gene encoding catalase/peroxidase HPI — MSSESKCPFHKTNTTSGTTNRDWWPNQLKLELLSQHSEKSNPMDCDFNYTEAFNSLDLASVKKDLAALMTDSQEWWPADFGHYGPLFIRMAWHSAGTYRIGDGRGGGGRGQQRFAPLNSWPDNVSLDKARRLLWPIKQKYGRNISWADLMILAGNVALETMGFKTFGFAGGREDVWEPDQDVYWGAEKAWLGGEERYAHNGDAKNRNLENPLAAVQMGLIYVNPEGPDGNPDPLAAAHDIRETFKRMAMNDEETVALIAGGHSFGKTHGAGPADLVGADPEVAGLEQMGFGWQSSYRSGKGADTITSGLEVTWTTTPTKWGNSFFELLFGYEWELTKSPAGAHQWVAKDADEIIPDAFDSSKKHRPTMLTTDLSLRFDPAYEKISRRFLEHPEEFADAFARAWFKLTHRDMGPRSRYLGPEVPSEELIWQDPIPAVNHPLIDAQDIASLKKQILASGLSVSELVSTAWASASTFRGSDKRGGANGARVRLAPQKDWEANNPAQLAKVIASLQSIQSAFNSTQTNGKQVSLADLIVLGGCAAIEQAAKNAGIHVTVPFTPGRMDTSAEQTDVESFEPLEPIADGFRNYLNGKYAVPAEALLIDKAQLLTLTAPEMTVLVGGMRVLGTNHDNSKHGVLTNRPGTLSNDYFVNLLDMATEWNPVSPEADVFEGRDRTSGELKWTGTRVDLVFGSNSQLRALAEVYGCADSREKFVADFVAAWDKVMNLDRFDMTHSERASYMPNQELVATSV, encoded by the coding sequence ATGTCCAGCGAATCCAAATGCCCGTTCCATAAGACCAACACAACCAGCGGAACAACGAACCGTGACTGGTGGCCGAACCAGTTGAAGCTTGAACTGCTGAGTCAGCACTCTGAGAAATCAAATCCGATGGATTGCGACTTCAACTACACTGAGGCGTTCAACAGCCTCGATCTGGCATCAGTAAAGAAGGATCTGGCTGCGCTCATGACAGATTCGCAGGAATGGTGGCCGGCAGACTTTGGTCATTACGGCCCGCTGTTTATCCGAATGGCGTGGCACAGTGCTGGCACGTACCGCATTGGCGATGGTCGCGGCGGTGGCGGGCGTGGGCAACAGCGCTTTGCACCGCTCAACAGCTGGCCCGACAATGTCAGTCTCGACAAGGCACGCCGGCTGCTCTGGCCGATCAAGCAGAAGTACGGTCGCAATATCTCGTGGGCCGACCTGATGATCCTTGCGGGCAATGTCGCACTGGAGACGATGGGTTTCAAGACATTTGGCTTTGCTGGCGGGCGCGAGGATGTCTGGGAGCCCGACCAGGACGTGTACTGGGGTGCAGAGAAAGCATGGCTGGGTGGCGAGGAACGCTATGCGCATAACGGTGATGCGAAGAACCGCAATCTTGAAAATCCACTCGCGGCTGTGCAGATGGGTCTGATCTATGTGAATCCCGAGGGACCTGATGGGAATCCTGATCCGCTCGCTGCTGCGCACGACATTCGTGAAACATTCAAGCGCATGGCGATGAACGATGAGGAAACAGTTGCGCTCATCGCGGGCGGGCATTCATTTGGAAAGACGCACGGCGCTGGTCCGGCTGATCTTGTTGGTGCTGATCCCGAAGTAGCTGGTCTTGAGCAGATGGGCTTCGGATGGCAGAGCAGCTATCGCAGCGGCAAGGGCGCAGACACGATCACCAGCGGTCTTGAAGTCACATGGACAACGACGCCAACGAAATGGGGCAACAGCTTCTTCGAACTCTTGTTCGGGTACGAATGGGAACTCACAAAGAGTCCTGCGGGCGCGCATCAATGGGTCGCCAAGGATGCGGATGAGATCATCCCCGACGCATTTGATTCATCAAAGAAGCATCGTCCAACGATGCTGACAACGGACCTGTCGCTGCGGTTCGATCCTGCATATGAAAAGATCTCACGACGATTCCTTGAGCATCCAGAAGAGTTTGCTGATGCGTTCGCGCGTGCGTGGTTCAAGCTGACACACCGCGACATGGGGCCGCGCTCGCGATACCTTGGTCCGGAAGTTCCAAGCGAAGAACTGATCTGGCAGGATCCGATTCCTGCTGTGAACCATCCGCTTATTGATGCGCAGGATATTGCTTCTCTGAAGAAACAGATTCTTGCGTCCGGCCTATCTGTTTCTGAACTTGTTTCTACAGCGTGGGCATCGGCATCGACATTCCGCGGCTCTGACAAGCGAGGCGGTGCCAACGGCGCTCGTGTTCGTCTCGCACCACAGAAGGACTGGGAAGCAAACAACCCTGCGCAGCTGGCAAAGGTGATTGCGTCGCTACAAAGCATTCAGAGTGCGTTCAATAGCACGCAGACCAACGGCAAGCAGGTTTCACTGGCGGACCTGATCGTGCTTGGTGGATGCGCTGCGATCGAGCAGGCAGCAAAGAACGCGGGTATTCATGTGACAGTCCCGTTCACACCCGGTCGCATGGACACATCCGCAGAGCAGACCGATGTTGAATCGTTCGAGCCTCTGGAGCCGATCGCTGACGGGTTCCGTAATTACCTGAATGGCAAGTACGCTGTTCCAGCCGAAGCGTTGCTCATCGATAAGGCACAACTGCTGACGCTGACTGCGCCAGAGATGACTGTGCTTGTGGGAGGTATGCGTGTGCTCGGCACGAACCATGACAACTCGAAGCACGGCGTTCTGACGAATCGCCCCGGAACCTTGAGCAACGACTACTTTGTCAACCTGCTCGACATGGCGACAGAGTGGAACCCTGTTTCACCAGAAGCTGACGTGTTCGAGGGGCGCGATCGCACGTCTGGCGAACTAAAGTGGACCGGCACGCGGGTGGACCTTGTCTTTGGTTCAAACTCGCAGTTGCGCGCTCTTGCTGAGGTGTACGGATGTGCTGATTCCCGCGAGAAGTTTGTTGCTGACTTTGTTGCAGCATGGGACAAGGTGATGAACCTTGATCGTTTCGATATGACACACTCAGAGCGTGCCTCATACATGCCAAATCAAGAACTCGTCGCAACCAGCGTATGA
- a CDS encoding transcriptional repressor — MTSPDPATTLREFGLQVTAQRIAVLQAVSAQPHCTAAEVAELVRAEISTISRQAVYDALGTLAEKGALRRIQPAGSPARYEDRVGDNHHHMICRACGRTVDVECAVGHAPCLGVDDAHGYQIDEAEVIYWGTCPRCLTSRRTSSAK, encoded by the coding sequence ATGACCAGCCCCGACCCCGCCACAACCCTCCGCGAGTTCGGCTTGCAGGTGACCGCCCAGCGGATAGCTGTGCTGCAAGCGGTGTCGGCGCAACCTCATTGCACCGCGGCAGAGGTTGCTGAACTTGTCCGCGCTGAGATCAGCACGATCTCGCGTCAAGCGGTGTATGACGCGCTTGGCACGCTTGCTGAAAAAGGCGCTCTCAGACGGATCCAGCCGGCCGGCTCTCCGGCTCGGTACGAGGATCGTGTCGGCGACAACCACCATCACATGATCTGCCGTGCGTGCGGACGCACGGTGGATGTGGAATGCGCCGTCGGCCATGCGCCGTGCCTCGGTGTCGATGACGCGCACGGATATCAGATCGATGAAGCGGAAGTGATTTACTGGGGCACCTGTCCGAGGTGTCTCACATCACGACGCACCTCATCAGCCAAATGA
- a CDS encoding efflux RND transporter periplasmic adaptor subunit, producing the protein MNRMLLPCLWCVLCVSLACSSARGQGGPPPATVRIDQVKTEHLATHRMLVGDVRAHHRARIASRESGVVIIQLVDEGNPVRKDDVIATLDDRRLKQQRAQAVAERDGIVAQLKEYEADIDRNEANVTDLENAMKAGGGNEQELRDYRADLAIAQSRLSQGQNRLLAADALIQLLDLRIADMQIKAPFDGVVVSVFVEQGEWVGEGDAVVEILATDQYEVWLSVPQEHYAYLAKTEDAPPLQFQAGEEMFKSESWTAIPSVDPRSRTFDLIVRFSSNGKPVAPGMSVKAWLPTSSQRDVLTVSINAVLRNETGPYLYVMRATGAETPPVASFVPVTVLFPVNDRLAIASDQISPNDAVVTEGNERLFPGAPIAPTATQAQPAQEANTP; encoded by the coding sequence ATGAACCGAATGCTGCTTCCATGTCTGTGGTGTGTTCTTTGCGTCTCTCTCGCGTGTTCTTCCGCGCGCGGACAGGGTGGGCCACCTCCTGCAACAGTCCGCATCGATCAGGTGAAAACAGAGCATCTCGCCACACACCGCATGCTGGTTGGGGATGTTCGTGCACACCATCGCGCCAGAATCGCCTCGCGCGAGTCTGGTGTTGTGATAATCCAACTTGTCGACGAGGGGAATCCTGTCCGGAAGGATGACGTCATTGCCACGCTCGACGACCGGCGGCTGAAACAACAGCGTGCTCAGGCCGTTGCAGAACGCGATGGGATTGTTGCCCAGCTCAAGGAATATGAAGCCGACATCGATCGTAACGAAGCGAATGTCACCGACCTCGAGAACGCGATGAAAGCTGGCGGCGGCAACGAGCAGGAACTACGCGATTACCGTGCCGATCTTGCGATTGCACAATCCCGGCTTTCTCAGGGCCAGAACAGGCTTCTCGCTGCTGATGCGCTCATCCAACTGCTCGACCTCCGCATTGCGGACATGCAGATCAAAGCGCCCTTCGATGGCGTTGTTGTCAGTGTGTTTGTCGAGCAGGGCGAGTGGGTCGGTGAAGGGGATGCTGTTGTTGAAATACTGGCAACTGACCAGTATGAGGTGTGGCTGAGTGTGCCTCAGGAGCATTATGCCTATCTCGCAAAGACGGAAGATGCGCCGCCGCTGCAGTTTCAGGCTGGAGAGGAGATGTTCAAGTCCGAATCCTGGACTGCAATTCCGTCGGTCGATCCACGATCACGCACCTTTGACCTGATTGTGCGTTTTAGTTCAAATGGGAAACCCGTCGCACCCGGTATGTCGGTCAAAGCATGGCTGCCAACCTCCTCGCAGCGCGATGTGCTGACGGTGTCGATCAACGCGGTGCTTCGCAATGAAACCGGTCCATATCTCTATGTGATGAGGGCAACAGGCGCTGAGACACCACCTGTTGCATCCTTTGTCCCCGTGACAGTGCTGTTCCCCGTGAACGATCGGCTTGCGATCGCATCGGATCAGATCAGTCCAAACGACGCTGTTGTCACTGAGGGGAACGAGCGACTCTTCCCCGGCGCCCCCATTGCACCAACCGCAACTCAGGCTCAACCTGCACAGGAAGCGAACACTCCATGA